The Salvelinus sp. IW2-2015 linkage group LG32, ASM291031v2, whole genome shotgun sequence genome includes the window ACTACTACATGAAAGCAAAAAACCTAATGAAAGTATCACTTCCACCTGACAAATGTGTTTGAAAAATTAAACAAAGGTCCTTGTTCTTTACTTGAGCCCACAGAGTGAAGGTAAAAAATTTGCTTATCGGTTGTTTAATTTTCCACGTTACATTTGCATACCCTGGCCTTAATATCGGTAGGCAATGACCTGTGCAGGTTTCTGAATGCACAGTCAGTCAGTTGCATTGCACTGGTGTGAACAAGCTAGCGTCATCCCCTACTTCCTCTATTTCTGCGGTTAGAAGCCAACGAAACGGGTGACGCCACACACACTAACATCACAGTAGCCATCGCTCGTATAAAGGAGGGTGTTTGGAGGACCGTCAAAACAGACACAATTTGACAGCTAGCAGAGAACTCCAACACTGAGTAATACATACAAAGAACCCAATGATCGTGTTCCCCCAAACATGCTTATCTTAGTCACATCACCATCAAGGGAACTGCATCCACTCAACATTGACATGGAGGACAACAGAAGAAAGCAGACAAAGTGAGTATTCGCTGATAAAGTATTGCTTACATTCCACATTGATTTATTGGTTTGTTGGTCATTCGGCACTATTGCAGATTCTTAAAAACAATTGTTCTTTAGAAACACTAAAGTATGTTGCTGGTTGCCTTTGCACGTAGGAGCAAGATATCTTTGAGGTTTTCTGTGCATGTGCACGttttgtgtgtatgcttgtgtattTACCTATTTACTTTGTTTCAGGGGATGCGACTTGAGATCCCGACTACAACGCAGATCTTCCCATGCCCCTAACACTGAACGGTAAATAGCCTAAGGATAGACTTTCCATGTCCATGAGCCTTTCCTATCAGGACCCACATTAACATCCAGTGTATTGATCTAAAAAAGAACTGTCCTCCTGTCCTTTACAGACTCAGTACTGAGGAAATTATCCTGTGGTCCCAGTCTTTGGAGAGACTTCTCACATCAAAATGTAAGCATTTCATGTTCTCCAAAACCATGTTTAAACATACAAATGGAGGTTGAACCGTTGAAGATATGATGATCATATGTCCATTTTCGTAGGTTTGCAGGTTTTAAAGCCTAGCTAAGTGTGTCTTCTCGTGCCCCTTTTAGACGGCATGGCAACATTTCAGGCCTTTCTGAAATCAGAGTTCAGCGATGAGAACATTGAATTCTGGCTGATCTGTGAAGACTACAAGAAGATTAAGTCCTCCTTCAGGCTGTCCTCCAGGGCCAAGAAGATCTACAAGACATACATTGAAGCTGAGGCTCCAAAAGAGGCAAGTTGTACAAACATAGTATAATACTTCACAAAAACATGTAGATCCTTGATCACGTATGCATTTACTTTTTATGGCCACATTTGCTTTGTATGAGCACATCTACTTCTTGTATCCACTAAGTCTCATCAATTCCCTCTAAATCTCTCCAGATCAACATTGACCACAAGACCAGAGATCTCATCGGGCAGAATGTGAAGACGCCCTCCACAGTTTGCTTCGACGAGGCCCAGAGGATTGTGTACAGCTTGATGGAGAAAGACTCCTACCCCAGGTTCCTCAGATCCAACATCTACCGGACCCTATTGGACTCTGCATCGGACTACACGAAGATGTGAATGAATACCGATGATAGAAACTGAACAGAGGCTTCCAACAATGGACTGCAATGTTTCACAGCCAGGGAGCTTCTACAAACAGGATTCATAAGAAGATGCTTCCGAGTGTGAATTATACTGGGTACAGATGTACGAGGCCTAAGGGAATGCTGGGAGGAACAGACAGAAGTGACTGTGCTGGCAAGCCWTGTTGACATTTGTGTTTAGTCTATGTACATTCACTTGAAAGAGGAACATACGTCACATAGATGGGGACTAAAgagatcatagaaatataatgtcgATTCTATTTCTACGACAGAGACATGGTGGTGTCAGGGGATTACCTTGCATGGCATGTTATTGTTAGGGACTTTCTGTGTCAAAGTTCCGGGGATGTTTACTATGTAGGATCTAAACAGTCAGGGCTGTGACTGTATGAGAAGGTATCTGCAGTTGCACATAATCTGCAGGTCATCAGTTGAGTTATTTTTATAAGGCATTTGATAAGATATTCTACTAAAGTAGACTTTTTGAAAACCACAACAATTTTAGAATGGGTAATTTTGTTTACTTTAACACGAGGCATGTTTGTGATGTAAGctttgaaaaataacattttggagAATTGATTTTGTGAAGAAAttactgaatgtaaaaaatgctgTTGTTACACtggacatttgtaaaaaaaattctaTAGATGTATTTATAAAATGGCACATGGTTTCCAAATTCGAACAgataaattaaacatttaataaaaacacaaattcatgtaaatgaaatgtaaatgcTTCAAACCTTCATAGCACTTTTAAAATATCCTAATATTTGACTGCATTTGTTTGTTAAGACGCTTCCCAAGACCTTTACTGAAAGGGTAATGTCACGAGGTGGAAATATGACAGGTTGTTTTGGATCTGGGTTGAGCAGGCA containing:
- the LOC111956352 gene encoding regulator of G-protein signaling 21-like, whose amino-acid sequence is MLILVTSPSRELHPLNIDMEDNRRKQTKGCDLRSRLQRRSSHAPNTERLSTEEIILWSQSLERLLTSKYGMATFQAFLKSEFSDENIEFWLICEDYKKIKSSFRLSSRAKKIYKTYIEAEAPKEINIDHKTRDLIGQNVKTPSTVCFDEAQRIVYSLMEKDSYPRFLRSNIYRTLLDSASDYTKM